Genomic segment of Candidatus Bathyarchaeia archaeon:
AGGCAATACCAGAGCGGAAGCTACGATGAGGCCTGAAACAGCGTCTGCGGCAATTAAGGCCTTCTCCATTCTGGACTCAGGTTTCACCCCGGTGTGATCATAGTTATGGGATTTAATGGCCTTCACAATGTCCTCGGACACCTTTCCCTTCAAGAGTTCCTCCGCCCTTAACCCATGATGAGCCGGCGCGTTCTCAGTCTCCTCGAAGTCAATATCGTGAAGGAGTCCCAGTAAACCCCACTTCTCCCCATCTTCCCCAAAACGCTCGGCGAGATCTTTCATAATGGCCTCGACCGCCAGCATATGGTTTATCCAGTTCCTCTTTGAAACATGCTCCTTAACTAAGGCTAGGGCGTCCTCTCTACTCATCAAAGCATTAACCCTCCAATTACACACTTATCCTTATTAATCATCCACTATTTAACACATTAAATTTTTAGGTCACGCCCATTTTATGCGGCCCTACCTTAATCATGTCTGTGGAACAAAGCCGAACTAGCCTTTGAGGACTTTTAACGAGAAGATGCGATCACCGTCGACTCTAAAATTCTAGATAAGTTGGCTGAACGCTTTCATCCCGAACATTCCATTCCTCAACCTTCTCTTCCTGGCATAGCCGTGGAAGCGGTTGGACGTGAATGGCTTCAATGTCCATGTTCGGTTTCATGTGGTGTGAGTCATCTTTTTCACAAGTTTGGCAACCCTTTCGCCGTACTCTAAGCATAGCTTTCTACTCCTTTCATCCGGTTTGCCCACAGATACGGGTCCATAGTGATCTCCTTTAGGTGTTCCTTGAACCACCATTCCATGGATAAGCATGGCTTTGAGAATGTCCATCACCGTAGTTTCGTTTCCTCCACCAATGTTGGCTGATGAGCTGAACGCTCCCCCAACCTTACCATCCAGCTTTCCATGAAATCTTACGCTTTCGTCGATAAGCCTTTTCACATCCGCAGCCATTGTACCGTAGTAGGTAGGTGAACCAATGATGATTCCATCGTATCTCAACAGCTCCTCAGCCTTCGTTTCTCGAACATCTTTGACACTCACTTCGCCGCCGAGCCTTCGAGCTCCCTCACCTATCAGCTCAGCCATGGCCTTAGTGTTGCCTGTCTTAGAGTAGTAAGCGACTAAAATCTTCATCGACTATTTATCCCCTCCATCACAACTGACGAGTTGACTCTAATTGTTTAGGCGTTGATTTATAAATAGGTTGAAGACGTTAAATCTTAAAGCGTAATTCACCGTGAATGTTCTTATGTTTGGATGAAGTGATTCGAAATTGAAGAGCATCGTCATAATCGCGACGCTGGATACTAAGGGTACTGAGGCCTTATATTTAAAGCGTCTCTTCGAGGACGGGGAGTTCCAAGTCGTTTTAATCGATGTCAGCTGTAAACCCCACGAAATGCCTGGGGCTGACATCTCGAACCGTGCGGTAGCTGAAGCTGGGGGATTCAAGCTTAGCAGCGAGGGTTTGAAGAGGGAGACGGCTGAAAAAATGGCCGAGGCAACTTCAGCAATCCTAGCCAGACTGTACTCTGAAAACCGGTTGGACGGGGTGATAGGAGTGGGAGGAAGCGTAGGAGCTGGAATATCAACCACGGCCATGAAAGTCCTTCCATTCGGTGTTCCGAAGCTCTGCGTCACCACCGTCCAAAACACTGCCCCCCTAGTCGGAGGGAAGGACATAGCCGTGCTATACCCGGTAACAGACCTGTCAAACGGGGAGCGTTTAAATCGATATGAGCAGATCATCCTCAGCAACGCCGCGGGAGCCATGATGGGAATGGTGAAGATCCGTAAACCGAAAACGGACACCGGTAGACCGCTGATC
This window contains:
- a CDS encoding HDIG domain-containing protein, giving the protein MSREDALALVKEHVSKRNWINHMLAVEAIMKDLAERFGEDGEKWGLLGLLHDIDFEETENAPAHHGLRAEELLKGKVSEDIVKAIKSHNYDHTGVKPESRMEKALIAADAVSGLIVASALVLPSKKVDEVTVETLLKKFKQKDFARGVDRSRVGIHEEVELSREEFFELALNSMKKIGPLIGL
- a CDS encoding NAD(P)H-dependent oxidoreductase, which produces MKILVAYYSKTGNTKAMAELIGEGARRLGGEVSVKDVRETKAEELLRYDGIIIGSPTYYGTMAADVKRLIDESVRFHGKLDGKVGGAFSSSANIGGGNETTVMDILKAMLIHGMVVQGTPKGDHYGPVSVGKPDERSRKLCLEYGERVAKLVKKMTHTT